From the genome of Sporomusa sphaeroides DSM 2875:
GCCGCTTACCGCCAACAAAATTGAAATTCGCCAAGCTGTTGAACAAATCTTCAAAGTAAAAGTTCTTGATGTTAACACAATCCGCGTAATGGGTAAAACCAAGCGGATGGGCAAGAACCTTGGCAAACGTTCGGACTTCAAAAAAGCCATTGTAAAACTGGCTCCCGGCGAGCGTATTGAATTCTTTGAAGGTGTATAACCAGAATTTCCTAAAAAGGAGGGGCACACATGCCAGTTAAAAGTTTTAAACCATACGCTCCTGGCAGAAGATTTATGACGGTAGCCGATTTTTCGGACATTACCGCAGATCGTCCCGAGCGTTCCCTGACCGAGCGCCTGCAAAAACACGCCGGTCGCAAC
Proteins encoded in this window:
- the rplW gene encoding 50S ribosomal protein L23 — protein: MANPRDVLLRPYITEKTTALMAENKYTFVVPLTANKIEIRQAVEQIFKVKVLDVNTIRVMGKTKRMGKNLGKRSDFKKAIVKLAPGERIEFFEGV